Proteins found in one Triticum urartu cultivar G1812 chromosome 4, Tu2.1, whole genome shotgun sequence genomic segment:
- the LOC125550598 gene encoding probable E3 ubiquitin-protein ligase ARI1 yields the protein MASDDECYDYEYDYEADEEEAMEADEDGLFEDDTPMPDRPADCWAITQESLSTAQQQDLSMVTNLLNVKQHNARALLIHHRWKIDCIYDHLDRKERDRMFREAGIVLQENINGKAPPSRVVNCMVCFDEFSVGAVSTMECGHYFCNDCWTEHFKASVDSGKKQIRCMGVKCPVVCDEAVVQQLLAGKYPDAARRFDRFLLESYLENNDSVKWCPSVPHCGRAIRVGAGERYTEVECPCGLGFCFACAAAAHSPCPCTMWDMWEVKCNGESETVNWILANTKSCPKCFKPIVKDGGCNLVTCKCGQCLCWKCGGATGSAHNWDSIDGHSCNRFVGEEKKKVDNAKRNLHRYTHYYDRFKIHGDSHKLEHDKLGPAIDERVKLLEALQDQPLIQDASWLTDAHRGLLQSRQVLSRSYVFAYYMFGDDDKVRTRPAHRGSLPIAQGLFENYQEELESNVERLSKLLATEYGPVPDEDDVRQDKQNAMNLAKIVQTRCGEIYKCIQDELLPLLLDPMIIAAYRPRGPDKAKEFTTA from the exons ATGGCCAGCGACGACGAGTGCTACGACTACGAGTATGACTACGAggccgacgaggaggaggcgaTGGAGGCCGACGAGGACGGCCTGTTCGAGGACGACACGCCGATGCCGGATCGCCCCGCCGATTGCTGG GCAATTACACAAGAGTCTCTTTCCACTGCACAG CAACAAGATCTATCCATGGTGACGAACTTGCTCAACGTCAAGCAGCACAACGCCCGCGCTCTCCTCATCCACCACCGGTGGAAGATAGACTGCATCTACGACCACCTCGACAGGAAGGAGCGAGACCGCATGTTCAGGGAGGCAGGCATCGTGCTTCAGGAGAATATCAACGGCAAGGCGCCGCCCTCGAGAGTGGTGAACTGCATGGTGTGCTTTGATGAATTCTCTGTGGGTGCCGTCTCCACCATGGAATGTGGCCATTATTTCTGCAATGACT GTTGGACCGAGCACTTCAAGGCGTCGGTGGACAGCGGCAAGAAGCAGATCCGGTGCATGGGGGTGAAGTGCCCGGTGGTGTGCGACGAGGCCGTGGTGCAGCAGCTCCTCGCCGGCAAGTACCCCGACGCGGCCAGGCGCTTTGACCGCTTCCTCCTCGAGTCGTACCTCGAGAACAACGACTCGGTGAAGTGGTGCCCGAGCGTCCCGCACTGTGGCCGCGCGATCCGCGTGGGCGCTGGCGAGCGCTACACCGAGGTGGAGTGCCCCTGCGGCCTGGGCTTCTGCTTCGCGTGCGCGGCCGCCGCGCACTCGCCGTGCCCGTGCACCATGTGGGACATGTGGGAGGTCAAGTGCAACGGCGAGTCGGAGACCGTCAACTGGATCCTCGCCAACACCAAGAGCTGCCCCAAGTGCTTCAAGCCCATCGTCAAGGACGGCGGCTGCAACCTCGTCACCTGCAAGTGCGGCCAGTGTCTATG CTGGAAGTGCGGCGGCGCCACGGGGTCCGCGCACAACTGGGACAGCATCGACGGCCACAGCTGCAACCGCTTCGTCggggaggagaagaagaaggtgGACAACGCCAAGCGCAACCTGCACCGCTACACGCACTACTACGACCGCTTCAAGATCCACGGCGACTCGCACAAGCTGGAGCACGACAAGCTCGGCCCGGCCATCGACGAGCGGGTCAAGCTGCTGGAGGCGCTGCAGGACCAGCCCCTCATCCAGGACGCCAGCTGGCTCACGGACGCGCACCGCGGCCTCCTGCAGTCGCGCCAGGTGCTCTCGCGCTCCTACGTCTTCGCCTACTACATGTTCGGCGACGACGACAAGGTGCGCACGCGGCCCGCGCACCGCGGCAGCCTGCCCATCGCGCAGGGCCTCTTCGAGAACTACCAGGAGGAGCTGGAGAGCAACGTGGAGCGCCTCTCCAAGCTGCTCGCCACCGAGTACGGGCCGGTGCCGGACGAGGACGACGTCCGGCAAGACAAGCAGAACGCCATGAACCTCGCCAAGATCGTGCAGACGCGATGCGGGGAGATCTACAAGTGCATCCAGGACGAGCTGCTGCCGCTGCTCCTAGACCCCATGATCATCGCCGCGTACCGCCCCCGCGGCCCCGACAAGGCCAAGGAGTTCACCACCGCCTGA
- the LOC125550599 gene encoding uncharacterized protein LOC125550599, translated as MDDKTEKGKEKDGSASTPPNRRKAGLKFSPKVPTKKTPKIVPKMEPEEERELDTIDKELLMKLRIPQSQGALERRSKAEKSEACVQVAFGQVNSSTARSFPNPKSSSSVKQEQEVNLFNKYMMSGVTSSAAKLPKQFTGPQDFTHHSYNYPPITLPLRRPHSADPEDFDKDAFGEFSSSRTQDGELTAAKELGLMDTEDKMNTPQLLFFQFPASLPLPQVVSVAGGDMDTSDSEGVETEETNKKRRLESINGCKLKDLPGGLMGKLLVYKSGKVKMRLGDALFDVSAGLDCTFAQEAVAINTNKKHCCSLGEVNKRAILTPDIEYLVDSIKRIG; from the exons ATGGACGACAAGACTGAAAAAGGGAAAGAGAAGGATGGCTCTGCTTCCACTCCACCCAATCGCCGCAAA GCCGGACTTAAATTTTCACCCAAGGTGCCTACTAAGAAGACACCAAAAATTGTCCCTAAGAT GGAACCGGAAGAGGAGAGGGAGCTTGACACAATTGATAAGGAGTTACTGATGAAACTTAGAATACCACAG AGTCAAGGTGCCCTCGAAAGAAGATCCAAGGCTGAGAAAAGTG AAGCCTGTGTTCAGGTTGCATTTGGACAAGTGAACTCTTCAACTGCAAGATCCTTCCCCAACCCTAAAAGTTCTTCATCAG TTAAACAAGAGCAGGAGGTAAACCTTTTTAACAAGTATATGATGTCTGGCGTTACGTCTTCTGCTGCAAAGTTACCCAAACAGTTCACTGGACCTCAG GACTTTACCCATCACAGCTACAACTATCCTCCTATTACTCTCCCTCTGAGGAGGCCCCACTCTGCAGATCCAG AAGATTTTGACAAAGACGCGTTCGGAGAGTTTTCTTCCAGCAGAACACAAGATGGTGAATTAACTGCAGCTAAAGAACTTGGGCTAATG GACACTGAGGACAAGATGAATACACCACAGTTGCTCTTCTTCCAGTTCCCTGCATCTCTTCCTTTACCGCAGGTTGTATCAGTTGCTGGGGGAGATATGGACACCAGTGACAGTGAGGGGGTTGAAACAGAAGAAACCAACAAGAAGAGGAGACTCGAGTCGATCAACGGCTGTAAGCTAAAAGATTTGCCAGGTGGTCTCATGGGGAAGCTGCTCGTGTACAAGAGTGGTAAAGTGAAGATGAGGCTTGGAGATGCACTCTTTGAT GTTTCAGCTGGTTTGGACTGCACATTTGCTCAAGAGGCTGTAGCGATCAACACAAACAAGAAGCACTGCTGCAGCCTGGGGGAGGTGAACAAGCGTGCCATCCTAACTCCTGATATCGAGTACTTGGTAGACTCCATCAAGAGGATTGGATAG